From Triticum urartu cultivar G1812 chromosome 2, Tu2.1, whole genome shotgun sequence, a single genomic window includes:
- the LOC125534294 gene encoding auxin-responsive protein SAUR36-like, producing the protein MPNIGMPIFGSKPIMLQVCQVPSPCQLRASSSKRTNAPPVARRSQERQRNMCNVITIPSVAWLRRAVRRWRARRSTSATVPSGHAAVCAEGARFMVRLAHLSHPAFLELLRQAEEEYGFPSGASGPVALPCDEHRLRDVLRRVSSSSHSEEPRRSTFCRRRRGDSRPLLQEIAFP; encoded by the coding sequence ATGCCAAACATTGGCATGCCAATTTTTGGCAGCAAACCAATTATGCTCCAAGTCTGCCAGGTGCCGAGTCCCTGCCAGCTGAGAGCTAGCAGCAGCAAGCGAACCAACGCACCCCCGGTCGCTCGCCGGAGCCAAGAAAGGCAACGCAACATGTGCAACGTCATCACGATCCCGTCGGTAGCGTGGCTGCGCCGCGCCGTGCGCCGGTGGCGGGCCCGCCGCTCCACCTCCGCTACGGTTCCGTCGGGGCACGCCGCGGTCTGCGCGGAGGGCGCGCGGTTCATGGTGCGGCTGGCGCACCTGAGCCACCCGGCTTTCCTGGAGCTGCTCCGGCAGGCGGAGGAGGAGTACGGCTTCCCGTCCGGCGCCTCCGGCCCCGTCGCGCTCCCCTGCGACGAGCACCGCCTCCGCGACGTCCTCCGCCGCGTCTCTTCGTCGTCCCACTCCGAGGAGCCCCGCCGCTCCACcttctgccgccgccgccgcggcgacTCGCGGCCGCTGCTGCAGGAGATCGCCTTCCCGTGA